In one Arenibacter antarcticus genomic region, the following are encoded:
- a CDS encoding arylsulfatase, with translation MNSRFLSYLILVIMAGSLSSCGATSKTKVKKGKIMPNIIYVLADDLGYGDIAIYNPDGKIKTPNLDAIAKQGMRFTDAHTSSAVCTPTRYGIITGRYNWRSPLKSSVLTGNSKALIPNNRTTVASLLLKEGYETAFIGKWHLGWDWALKDPKAISGEGWNPNDFENINFSKAVKNSPKDLGFTYSYGHSGSLDMAPYVYVENGMPTMVPDTVTESKDKYGWWRKGPTARDFDFEDVTPNFFRRSIDYVKEKSKNENPFFLYLALPSPHTPILPTEEWAGKSNLNPYGDFMMLIDAYMGQLADAIKESGIENNTIVIFTSDNGCSPAADINEMLAKGHSPNGIYRGHKADIFEGGHRVPFMVKWPSKIKAGSVSDKTICTTDLLATCADIVGVDLMDNEAEDSFSILPVLYDSNSEAYRREATVHHSINGNFAIRKENWKMIFSPDSGGWSDPKPNSENIGELPKFQLYDLANDPSESTNLYGQFQEVEKELTQLMVAYIKNGRSTPGKNQENDPEGYGSKNWKQLEVFGDEY, from the coding sequence ATGAATAGTAGATTTTTAAGTTATTTAATTTTGGTTATAATGGCTGGGTCATTATCTTCCTGTGGTGCTACAAGCAAGACAAAAGTAAAAAAGGGAAAAATAATGCCCAATATCATCTATGTCCTTGCCGATGACCTTGGTTATGGGGATATCGCCATTTATAATCCTGATGGTAAGATAAAGACACCAAATCTAGATGCCATTGCTAAACAAGGGATGCGGTTTACGGATGCCCATACCTCCTCTGCGGTATGTACTCCCACTCGTTACGGAATCATAACGGGAAGGTATAATTGGAGAAGCCCCTTAAAAAGCAGTGTGCTTACAGGGAACTCTAAGGCGCTTATTCCCAATAATAGGACTACTGTAGCTTCATTGCTTCTAAAGGAAGGGTATGAAACCGCTTTTATTGGGAAATGGCATTTGGGCTGGGACTGGGCCCTTAAAGATCCCAAGGCTATATCTGGTGAAGGTTGGAATCCTAACGATTTTGAAAATATAAATTTTTCAAAAGCAGTAAAAAATTCACCCAAGGATTTAGGCTTCACCTATTCTTACGGACATAGCGGGTCGCTAGATATGGCCCCTTATGTTTATGTGGAAAATGGAATGCCTACTATGGTGCCCGATACGGTTACCGAAAGCAAAGATAAATATGGCTGGTGGCGAAAAGGTCCTACAGCCCGTGACTTCGATTTTGAGGATGTTACCCCCAATTTTTTCAGAAGATCCATTGACTATGTTAAAGAAAAATCCAAAAATGAAAACCCTTTCTTTTTATACTTGGCACTCCCTTCACCACATACCCCAATTCTACCCACCGAAGAATGGGCGGGAAAAAGTAATTTAAATCCTTATGGGGATTTTATGATGCTGATAGATGCCTATATGGGACAGTTGGCAGATGCAATTAAAGAATCGGGTATAGAAAATAATACTATCGTTATCTTTACGAGCGATAATGGCTGTTCACCAGCAGCAGATATTAATGAGATGCTAGCAAAAGGGCATAGTCCTAACGGAATTTACAGAGGTCACAAGGCCGATATTTTTGAAGGAGGACACCGAGTGCCGTTTATGGTAAAATGGCCATCCAAAATAAAAGCGGGTTCAGTTTCCGATAAAACGATTTGTACCACAGACCTCCTAGCTACATGTGCAGATATTGTTGGGGTAGATTTAATGGATAATGAGGCAGAAGATAGCTTTTCCATTTTACCCGTACTATATGATTCCAATTCTGAAGCCTATAGGAGAGAGGCTACCGTACATCATTCCATAAACGGAAATTTTGCGATTAGAAAAGAAAATTGGAAAATGATATTTAGTCCGGATTCCGGTGGATGGAGTGACCCCAAACCAAATTCGGAAAATATTGGGGAGCTTCCTAAATTCCAGTTGTATGACTTGGCTAATGATCCAAGTGAATCGACCAATCTTTATGGACAGTTCCAGGAAGTGGAAAAAGAACTTACGCAGTTGATGGTTGCCTATATTAAGAATGGAAGAAGTACGCCTGGGAAAAATCAGGAAAACGACCCAGAAGGTTATGGTAGTAAGAATTGGAAGCAATTGGAAGTTTTTGGTGATGAGTATTGA
- a CDS encoding PDZ domain-containing protein, with translation MKKTVPFILVIALCLIGCSPSVSDIYITANGKESKDGELGFNALDEGLNAVVQLRSEGVQNTLTLHLMEGEYRLSSPIRIQPEHGPLKIVGKGADKTIIKGSKVLTPKWEKYNDNIWVAQLQKEDKFDQLFVDGKQQILARYPNYDENGGHWQGHAADAISPERINTWANPEGAIIHAMHSGEWGGFHYVSRGVDENGKLILSGGHQNNRPSDMHNKYRMVENVFEELDVPGEWYLDKDYKLFYWPKEGNTITNALMEGVQQKHLLEIVGVEENPVRDIQISGIRFEHAQRTIMEDYEPLLRSDWTIYRGGAIFLEGTHNVSVQNCELTNLGGNAIFVSNFNREVTLSENHIHNVGASGISFVGSPEAVRSPSFQYGKFVPVAEMDTVKGPKNNTYPSNSVVDNNLIHRTGRVEKQTAGVQIAMAMDITVSHNSIYDVPRAGINIGDGTWGGHILEYNDVFNTVLESGDHGAFNSWGRDRFWHPNRNTMNQIVTDNPELPKWDAIKTTIIRNNRFRCDHGWDIDLDDGSSNYHIYNNLCLNGGIKLREGFYRTVENNIMLNNGFHPHVWFKNSEDVFKHNIVFTQHKDIRLDAWGKEIDFNFFPDEESLLYAQNKGVDQNSMYGEVQFLNAEAGNYKVKEGSHALKIGFKNFEMDQFGVTNEKLKSLAKIPENPQLFFGEDSDKEAIFDWLGAKIKNITTMAERSASGLNKTAGVLLVSIEGESVAGNSELQQGDVIVLAEGHQIDTVADLMKAYQTYNWMGKLNLTVIRDQKENKIIINTKI, from the coding sequence ATGAAAAAAACAGTGCCATTTATTTTAGTGATAGCCTTATGCTTAATAGGGTGTTCCCCATCGGTATCCGATATTTATATAACGGCCAATGGGAAAGAATCTAAAGATGGAGAACTGGGTTTTAACGCTCTTGATGAAGGACTTAATGCCGTAGTTCAATTGAGAAGTGAAGGGGTTCAAAATACATTGACACTACACTTAATGGAAGGGGAGTATCGGTTAAGTTCCCCAATTAGGATTCAACCAGAACACGGACCTTTAAAAATAGTTGGCAAAGGTGCAGATAAGACTATAATTAAAGGTTCTAAAGTGCTTACCCCTAAATGGGAAAAGTACAACGATAATATATGGGTAGCACAATTACAAAAAGAGGATAAGTTTGATCAGCTTTTTGTTGATGGAAAACAGCAAATATTGGCCCGTTACCCCAATTATGATGAGAATGGAGGGCACTGGCAAGGTCATGCTGCCGATGCCATATCTCCAGAAAGAATAAATACTTGGGCAAATCCTGAAGGAGCCATAATTCATGCGATGCATAGTGGGGAGTGGGGTGGATTCCATTACGTTTCTAGAGGGGTTGATGAAAATGGCAAACTTATATTGTCTGGTGGACATCAGAATAACCGTCCTTCAGATATGCACAATAAGTATCGCATGGTTGAGAATGTATTTGAAGAATTAGACGTTCCAGGGGAGTGGTATTTAGATAAAGACTATAAGTTGTTTTATTGGCCCAAAGAGGGAAACACTATTACCAATGCCCTAATGGAAGGAGTTCAACAAAAGCATTTATTAGAGATAGTGGGCGTTGAGGAAAATCCGGTGCGTGATATTCAAATAAGTGGAATACGCTTTGAACATGCTCAACGTACAATTATGGAAGATTATGAACCTTTGCTTAGAAGCGATTGGACCATCTATAGAGGTGGCGCCATTTTTTTGGAAGGGACACATAATGTAAGTGTTCAGAATTGTGAACTGACCAACCTGGGGGGGAATGCCATCTTTGTAAGTAATTTTAATAGGGAAGTAACCCTATCCGAAAACCATATTCATAACGTGGGGGCATCGGGCATTAGTTTCGTAGGAAGTCCCGAAGCGGTGCGGTCACCTTCATTTCAGTATGGAAAATTTGTTCCCGTAGCAGAAATGGACACCGTTAAAGGACCAAAAAACAATACCTATCCCAGTAATTCTGTTGTAGATAATAATCTGATTCATCGTACGGGAAGAGTAGAGAAACAAACGGCGGGTGTGCAAATTGCCATGGCCATGGATATAACCGTAAGTCATAACAGTATTTATGATGTTCCTAGAGCGGGGATAAATATTGGGGACGGTACTTGGGGCGGACACATACTTGAGTACAACGATGTTTTTAATACTGTATTGGAATCTGGAGATCACGGGGCATTTAATTCTTGGGGTAGAGACCGCTTTTGGCACCCTAATCGGAATACGATGAATCAAATTGTGACCGATAATCCAGAGTTGCCAAAATGGGACGCCATCAAGACTACGATTATTAGAAATAATAGATTCCGCTGTGATCATGGATGGGATATAGACTTGGATGACGGTTCTTCCAATTATCATATCTATAACAATCTCTGTTTAAACGGAGGTATTAAATTACGGGAAGGATTTTATCGTACCGTAGAAAATAACATCATGTTGAACAACGGATTTCATCCTCATGTATGGTTTAAGAATAGTGAAGATGTATTTAAGCACAATATCGTTTTCACTCAGCATAAGGATATTCGCTTGGATGCATGGGGTAAAGAGATAGACTTTAACTTTTTTCCGGATGAAGAAAGCTTGTTATATGCTCAAAATAAGGGAGTCGATCAAAATAGTATGTATGGTGAGGTTCAATTCCTAAATGCAGAAGCCGGAAATTATAAGGTTAAAGAAGGTTCCCATGCATTGAAAATTGGATTCAAGAATTTTGAAATGGATCAGTTTGGAGTTACTAATGAAAAACTGAAGTCGCTTGCAAAAATTCCAGAGAACCCTCAGCTATTTTTCGGGGAAGACAGTGATAAGGAAGCAATATTCGATTGGTTGGGTGCTAAAATTAAAAATATCACCACCATGGCAGAACGGTCGGCATCTGGATTAAACAAGACGGCAGGTGTTTTATTAGTATCCATTGAAGGGGAATCCGTCGCTGGAAATTCGGAATTACAGCAAGGAGATGTCATTGTTCTAGCAGAAGGACACCAAATAGATACGGTCGCAGATCTTATGAAAGCGTACCAAACCTATAATTGGATGGGAAAATTAAACCTTACCGTAATAAGGGACCAGAAGGAAAATAAAATTATAATAAACACAAAAATCTAA
- a CDS encoding alpha-L-fucosidase has protein sequence MNKVFQFLAIAVFLTACSQKPKFDALIMPVSNTIPVKDTDTKDSIILKAAHVVPTSNQYEALKNEFIAFIHFGPNTFTRMEWGNGMEDPTVFDLQNLDTDQWCKAMSDAGMKKVILTVKHHDGFVLWQSRYTEHGIMSTPFKDGKGDVLKELSESCEKYGLKLGVYLSPADLYQIENEEGLYGNLSEYTERTIPRTVEGRPFENKTTFNFKVDDYNEYFLNQLFELLTEYGPIHEVWFDGAHPKRKGGQTYNYLAWKKLIRTLAPETVIFGKEDIRWCGNEAGDTRDTEWNVIPYLEDPANLNRFDDITAEDIGSREKLYEGKFLHYQQAEINTSIREGWFYRDDTDQKVRSTDDVFDIYERSVGGNTTFLLNIPPNREGRFSPEDVRVLEEVGQRIKETYTDNLLAGADGPKMVLDTDTDSFEVFDKENSEIIISTRNPITLNRFVLQEAIATHGERVENHALDAWINNEWKEIAVSTNIGYKRILRFPEVTTNKLRVRLLQSRWYPAISNIGAYYYNTRPPQLTIERNVDGMVSIFPKKEDFGWKPHGQDISGNLNGEYTIRYTKDGSNPTADSPIYTEKFLFPSGEIKAVSQIKEEMGSVANTEFGIIKKDWKSLGEDSYIGEQTAEKAFDGDPATFWSSGDKGAPHYINIDLGEEYSLKGFTYTPQTESSEGMIQQGRILSSADGKSWKTVEDFEFGNLINDPVTRKHDFKSAISTRYIRVESKEIAGGSKVAAIAEVDFLVD, from the coding sequence ATGAATAAAGTATTTCAATTTTTAGCTATAGCAGTTTTTTTAACGGCTTGTTCCCAAAAACCAAAGTTTGATGCTTTGATTATGCCTGTTTCCAATACCATTCCCGTAAAGGATACGGATACCAAGGACTCCATCATTTTAAAAGCGGCGCATGTAGTTCCTACGTCTAACCAGTATGAGGCCTTAAAAAACGAATTTATCGCGTTTATCCATTTTGGACCTAATACTTTTACTAGAATGGAATGGGGAAATGGGATGGAAGATCCTACGGTATTCGACCTTCAGAATTTGGACACGGATCAATGGTGTAAGGCTATGAGTGATGCGGGAATGAAAAAAGTAATCCTTACGGTAAAGCACCATGACGGATTTGTACTGTGGCAAAGTAGATATACCGAACACGGAATAATGTCCACTCCATTTAAAGACGGAAAGGGTGATGTGTTAAAAGAGCTTTCGGAATCATGCGAAAAGTACGGTCTTAAACTAGGGGTGTATCTGTCTCCAGCAGATTTGTACCAGATAGAAAATGAGGAAGGCCTTTATGGGAACTTAAGTGAGTATACCGAACGCACCATTCCAAGAACGGTTGAAGGAAGGCCTTTTGAAAATAAGACCACCTTTAATTTTAAGGTAGACGATTATAACGAATACTTCTTAAATCAGCTTTTTGAGCTGTTAACCGAATACGGCCCAATCCACGAAGTGTGGTTTGATGGTGCTCACCCGAAACGCAAGGGGGGACAGACTTATAACTATTTGGCTTGGAAAAAATTGATAAGGACGTTGGCGCCAGAAACGGTAATTTTCGGTAAAGAAGATATCCGATGGTGCGGTAATGAAGCTGGGGATACAAGGGATACGGAGTGGAATGTAATTCCGTACTTAGAGGATCCAGCTAACCTGAACAGATTTGATGACATAACCGCTGAAGATATAGGAAGCCGTGAAAAACTGTATGAAGGCAAGTTTTTGCATTATCAACAAGCTGAAATCAATACTTCCATCAGAGAAGGTTGGTTTTATAGGGACGATACCGATCAAAAGGTGCGTAGCACAGACGATGTTTTTGATATTTACGAAAGATCTGTAGGTGGTAATACTACGTTCCTATTAAATATTCCTCCGAACAGAGAGGGGAGATTTTCTCCAGAAGATGTTCGAGTTCTGGAAGAAGTAGGGCAGCGGATAAAGGAAACCTATACGGATAATTTATTGGCAGGCGCTGATGGCCCCAAGATGGTCCTAGATACGGATACGGACAGCTTTGAGGTGTTCGACAAGGAGAATAGTGAAATTATCATAAGCACAAGGAATCCCATTACTCTAAATAGATTTGTATTACAGGAGGCTATAGCAACACATGGGGAAAGGGTAGAAAATCATGCTTTGGATGCTTGGATTAACAATGAATGGAAAGAAATAGCGGTATCCACTAATATTGGGTATAAGAGAATATTGCGATTCCCTGAAGTGACCACCAATAAATTAAGGGTGAGGTTGTTGCAATCTAGGTGGTATCCAGCCATTTCCAATATCGGGGCCTATTATTATAATACACGCCCCCCACAACTTACAATCGAAAGAAATGTAGATGGAATGGTAAGCATTTTCCCTAAAAAGGAAGATTTTGGATGGAAGCCCCATGGTCAGGATATTAGCGGAAATTTAAATGGGGAGTATACCATTAGGTATACCAAGGATGGATCCAATCCAACAGCAGATTCCCCTATCTATACAGAAAAGTTTTTATTTCCCTCAGGAGAGATAAAAGCAGTGTCCCAGATTAAGGAAGAAATGGGCAGTGTTGCCAATACCGAATTCGGGATTATCAAAAAGGATTGGAAATCCTTGGGTGAGGATAGCTATATCGGTGAACAAACAGCAGAAAAGGCCTTTGATGGCGATCCGGCCACTTTCTGGAGTTCCGGTGATAAGGGAGCCCCACATTATATCAATATCGATTTGGGAGAGGAGTATTCACTAAAAGGATTTACTTATACCCCACAGACGGAGTCTTCGGAAGGGATGATTCAACAGGGTCGGATACTATCTAGTGCTGATGGGAAATCTTGGAAAACGGTGGAGGATTTTGAATTTGGAAACCTGATTAACGATCCGGTGACCAGAAAGCATGACTTTAAATCGGCTATAAGTACTCGATATATTAGAGTGGAGTCCAAAGAAATTGCAGGTGGTAGTAAAGTTGCAGCTATCGCGGAGGTCGATTTTTTGGTAGATTGA
- a CDS encoding SDR family NAD(P)-dependent oxidoreductase, producing the protein MTLFSLKNKTAIVTGGASGIGEAISKKFAAQGAQVHILEFNAENGDRTVAEISAAGGKATFHSCDVSNTEQVAQIVATIAEKQYIDILVNNAGIAHVGNLEGTAVADMDRIYNVNIKGVYNCMHAVIGKMKEKGGVIVNMASIASSVGISDRFAYSMSKGAVMTMTLSVAKDYLDQGIRCNSISPARIHTPFVDGFIGKNYPGKEAEMFEKLSKTQPIGRMGKPEEVANLALYLCSDEASFITGTDFPIDGGYIKLNG; encoded by the coding sequence ATGACACTTTTTAGTTTAAAGAATAAAACAGCAATTGTTACTGGCGGGGCCAGTGGTATTGGAGAAGCCATTTCCAAAAAATTTGCGGCCCAAGGGGCGCAAGTGCATATATTGGAATTTAATGCGGAAAACGGAGATAGAACGGTAGCGGAAATTTCTGCTGCGGGAGGTAAAGCTACTTTTCACTCCTGTGATGTCTCCAATACGGAGCAAGTAGCTCAAATTGTGGCAACCATCGCCGAAAAACAATATATAGACATCCTTGTGAACAATGCTGGTATTGCCCATGTTGGGAACTTGGAAGGGACGGCTGTAGCCGATATGGACCGGATCTACAATGTAAATATTAAAGGAGTGTATAATTGTATGCACGCGGTAATAGGAAAAATGAAAGAAAAAGGTGGCGTAATAGTCAATATGGCCTCCATTGCTTCTTCGGTAGGAATATCGGACCGGTTTGCCTATTCCATGTCCAAAGGTGCGGTGATGACTATGACGCTTTCTGTAGCAAAGGACTATTTGGATCAGGGAATCCGTTGTAACAGTATTTCTCCAGCAAGAATCCATACCCCCTTTGTTGACGGATTTATAGGTAAGAACTATCCAGGAAAGGAAGCAGAGATGTTTGAAAAACTTTCTAAAACACAGCCTATTGGTAGAATGGGGAAACCAGAAGAAGTTGCTAATCTAGCATTGTATCTGTGTTCGGATGAGGCTTCCTTTATAACGGGAACCGATTTCCCAATTGATGGAGGATATATAAAGCTGAATGGATAG
- a CDS encoding L-fuconate dehydratase yields the protein MSSKTIITDVLVKDVRFPTSKSLDGSDAMNPDPDYSAAYVILKTDHPDGLEGHGLTFTIGRGNELCAAAIHSLAPLVKGKSMESFIQNMGAFWKMITGDSQLRWLGPEKGVIHLATGAVVNAVWDLYAKMEKKPLWKLLADMSPEELVSCIDFTYITDAITPDEALQLLKVKEAGKQERIDYLLKNGYPAYTTSAGWLGYSDDKMRRLCREAKEAGFKHMKIKVGSDLQDDMRRAAIIREEIGSDLKLMMDANQKWDVDEAITNMAALKKFEPWWIEEPTSPDDILGHAKIAKAVHPIKVATGEHCQNRVMFKQLMQADAIGICQIDSCRVGGVNEILAILLMAAKFNIPVCPHAGGVGLCEYVQHLSMIDFIAISGTMEDRIIEYVDHLHEHFYDPVVIKNGAYMPPSMPGYSITMKEQSLEDYSFPNGIIWQQDAAEKSKQ from the coding sequence ATGAGTAGTAAAACCATAATCACGGATGTTTTAGTAAAAGATGTCCGATTCCCTACTAGTAAATCCTTAGATGGTTCGGATGCAATGAATCCTGATCCGGATTATTCCGCGGCCTATGTTATTTTGAAAACGGACCATCCAGACGGTTTGGAAGGTCATGGGCTTACCTTTACTATAGGTAGGGGCAATGAACTTTGTGCAGCGGCGATCCACTCCCTTGCTCCTTTGGTGAAAGGAAAATCTATGGAAAGCTTTATCCAGAACATGGGAGCTTTCTGGAAGATGATTACCGGAGACAGTCAGTTGAGGTGGTTAGGCCCGGAGAAAGGGGTGATCCATCTTGCCACTGGTGCCGTTGTAAATGCAGTTTGGGATCTATACGCTAAAATGGAAAAGAAACCGCTATGGAAATTGTTGGCGGACATGTCTCCAGAGGAGTTGGTGTCCTGTATCGATTTCACGTATATTACAGATGCTATTACACCTGATGAGGCCCTGCAGCTTTTGAAGGTAAAAGAGGCTGGGAAGCAGGAAAGAATAGACTATTTGCTTAAAAATGGTTATCCTGCCTATACGACTTCTGCTGGATGGTTGGGTTACTCGGATGATAAGATGAGGCGCCTCTGTAGGGAGGCAAAAGAAGCTGGATTTAAGCATATGAAAATTAAGGTAGGTTCTGATTTACAAGACGATATGCGACGCGCAGCTATTATCCGGGAAGAAATTGGATCAGATCTAAAATTGATGATGGATGCCAATCAGAAATGGGATGTGGACGAGGCGATAACCAATATGGCAGCACTTAAGAAGTTTGAGCCATGGTGGATTGAAGAGCCTACTAGTCCCGATGATATTTTGGGTCACGCTAAAATAGCAAAGGCGGTCCACCCAATAAAAGTAGCTACCGGTGAGCACTGCCAGAACAGGGTGATGTTTAAGCAATTAATGCAGGCCGATGCCATTGGTATCTGCCAAATTGATAGTTGTAGGGTTGGTGGCGTAAATGAAATTTTGGCCATCCTTTTAATGGCGGCTAAATTTAATATCCCTGTTTGTCCACATGCAGGTGGGGTAGGATTATGTGAATATGTTCAGCACCTTTCTATGATCGATTTTATTGCGATTAGTGGAACCATGGAGGATAGAATAATTGAGTATGTAGATCATTTGCACGAGCATTTTTACGACCCAGTGGTGATTAAGAACGGGGCCTATATGCCTCCTTCCATGCCTGGATATAGTATTACCATGAAGGAGCAATCCTTGGAGGATTACAGTTTTCCAAATGGTATTATTTGGCAGCAGGATGCGGCCGAAAAATCAAAGCAATAA
- a CDS encoding AraC family transcriptional regulator, protein MKLHLLDRTSLQNSSFTVTQNSFPYFLKVWHYHPELELVYIVKSTGTRFIGDGIEKFEEGELVLLGENLPHMWLNDEVYFEDHSELSSEAIAIHFKEDFLGMDFLKTMEMKSISQLIKRASQGIKFVGIDTTVLTKIRGLLTLDPFNKTIRLLEILQLLAIHEEYQLLSSPGFLNSFNKTDNKNLDEIYEFIFKNFNQPIGSKDVAEIAKMNPSAFSRFFKRIHRKTFTSYLNEIRIGYACKLLIENRDNITPVCYESGFNNISNFNRHFKSIMGMSPSAYIKLHTQKQD, encoded by the coding sequence ATGAAACTACATTTACTTGATAGGACCAGTTTGCAAAATAGTTCCTTCACTGTTACCCAAAACAGTTTTCCCTATTTTTTAAAAGTGTGGCATTATCATCCAGAATTGGAATTAGTGTATATTGTAAAAAGTACGGGAACCCGATTTATAGGGGATGGAATTGAGAAGTTTGAGGAGGGTGAATTGGTGCTTCTAGGTGAAAATCTGCCTCATATGTGGCTCAATGATGAAGTTTATTTTGAAGACCATTCCGAATTGTCTTCCGAGGCGATCGCCATCCATTTTAAGGAAGATTTTTTAGGGATGGATTTTTTAAAGACTATGGAAATGAAATCCATTTCCCAATTGATAAAAAGAGCAAGCCAGGGAATTAAATTTGTAGGTATAGATACTACTGTACTCACGAAGATTAGGGGCCTGCTCACTTTGGACCCGTTTAACAAGACGATAAGGCTTTTAGAAATTCTTCAGCTACTCGCCATTCATGAGGAATACCAATTATTATCCAGTCCGGGGTTTTTAAATTCGTTTAATAAAACGGATAATAAGAATTTGGATGAAATCTATGAATTTATTTTCAAAAACTTTAATCAACCCATAGGCTCTAAGGATGTGGCGGAAATAGCCAAGATGAATCCCTCGGCCTTTAGCAGGTTCTTTAAAAGGATTCACAGGAAGACATTTACGAGCTACCTTAATGAAATAAGAATTGGGTATGCCTGTAAATTGTTGATAGAGAATAGGGATAATATTACCCCGGTCTGTTATGAATCGGGATTTAATAATATTTCCAATTTTAACCGACATTTTAAATCAATAATGGGCATGTCTCCTTCTGCTTATATTAAACTTCATACTCAAAAACAGGATTAG